A single window of Oreochromis aureus strain Israel breed Guangdong linkage group 5, ZZ_aureus, whole genome shotgun sequence DNA harbors:
- the LOC116310187 gene encoding cytochrome c oxidase subunit 6C-1, producing the protein MSLPKPMMRGLLAKRLRFHLPIAFTLALTAAIAFKYTVTEPKKRAYADFYKQYDAVKEFNAMREAGIFESVQPTGK; encoded by the exons ATGTCTCTGCCAAAGCCAATGATGAGGGGGCTGCTTGCAAAGCGACTGAGGTTTCACCTGCCCATTGCTTTCACTCTGGCTTTAACAGCTGCAATTGCATTCAAG TACACGGTGACAGAGCCCAAGAAACGGGCCTATGCAGACTTCTACAAGCAGTACGATGCCGTCAAAGAGTTCAACGCCATGAGGGAAGCCGGGATCTTTGAGAGTGTGCAGCCCACTGGGAAGTAA